In a single window of the Terrirubrum flagellatum genome:
- a CDS encoding chemotaxis protein CheW gives MDDLLREFLVETGESLDHVDVQLVRFEHEPDNKDILRTLFRLVHTIKGTCGFLGLPRLEALAHAAETLMGRFRDGAPVTRDAVSLILASVDRIKQILAALEKTTAEPEGSDGDLISALERMAGASDDDDEIAFRSDEVAAPDIALTQQEAERDAACDSDPSATSGVEEPTAASSTLRVNVDTLEQLLTMVSELVLTRNQLLDVARQQSGHAFNAPLQRLSQVTTQLQDCVMKTRMQPIGNAWHKLPRLVRDLSLELDKDIDLEMSGADTELDRQVLDLIKDPLTHLVRNAADHGIESRQDRLAVGKLARGVIALRAYHAGGSITIEVSDDGRGLNHQRIAAKAIERGLISESDREKMTEAQIAKFIFHPGFSTAQKITAISGRGVGLDVVNANVEQIGGSIDVQSQSGHGVTFILTLPLTLAIVPALLIGAGGQQFAAPQNAVAELVHIDSESQTRIEKLDGGRVLIVRGEMLPLIALSTTLGLGGDPDAQAEGYVAIMSVGAARFGILVDQVFHTEEIVVKPMSTMLRHMSIYSGNTILGDGSVVLILDPIGLARKAAVVTESSARARAGKQHLSDERARHGGKTALLIFRSNGRRCALPLSAIARLEEVEAKSVERAGGHSVMQYHGKLLPLVGADALVERKAPKAPCLVLTQKDKSVGLVVEAIVDVIEQEIVLDGGDGPGVLGAAILNGEAMDVVDALHHLRATHPDIDRVGARATPRALMIEESPFFRDMIAPVLRAAGYEVTAVESLDQALAGAPSMYDVIIAEPAVIAPSDEAARSRLARLAAASAQRIAWCNDFDSLRESRLADLGVSGAVSKFDRQKLVSMLESLQNSTREAA, from the coding sequence ATGGACGACCTGTTGCGTGAGTTCCTTGTCGAGACCGGCGAGAGCCTCGACCATGTCGACGTGCAACTCGTCCGTTTCGAGCATGAACCCGACAACAAGGACATTCTTCGCACGCTCTTTCGCCTCGTTCACACGATCAAGGGCACCTGCGGCTTTCTCGGTCTTCCCCGTCTTGAAGCGCTGGCGCACGCCGCCGAAACCTTAATGGGACGTTTCCGCGACGGCGCGCCTGTGACGCGCGACGCGGTCTCCCTCATCCTCGCGAGCGTCGACCGGATCAAGCAAATCCTCGCTGCGTTGGAAAAAACCACTGCAGAGCCCGAAGGATCCGATGGCGACCTGATCAGCGCGCTCGAACGCATGGCCGGCGCGTCGGACGATGACGACGAGATTGCGTTTCGCAGCGACGAAGTCGCCGCGCCCGACATTGCGCTGACGCAGCAAGAGGCGGAGCGCGACGCTGCATGCGATTCTGATCCGTCTGCGACATCAGGCGTCGAAGAGCCGACCGCCGCATCATCGACGCTGCGCGTCAACGTCGACACGCTCGAACAGCTCCTGACCATGGTGTCCGAGCTGGTGTTGACGCGCAATCAGCTCCTCGATGTCGCGCGCCAGCAAAGCGGCCACGCCTTCAACGCGCCTTTGCAGCGTCTGTCGCAGGTCACCACGCAATTGCAGGATTGCGTGATGAAGACGCGCATGCAGCCGATCGGCAATGCGTGGCACAAGCTGCCGCGACTGGTCCGCGATCTCTCGCTTGAGCTCGACAAGGATATCGACCTCGAAATGAGCGGCGCCGATACCGAGCTCGATCGCCAGGTGCTCGATCTGATCAAGGATCCGCTGACGCATCTCGTGCGCAACGCGGCCGACCACGGCATTGAATCCCGACAGGACAGGCTGGCGGTCGGCAAGCTCGCGCGCGGCGTCATCGCCTTGCGCGCCTATCACGCTGGCGGTTCGATCACGATCGAGGTGAGCGACGACGGCCGCGGCCTCAACCATCAGCGGATAGCCGCCAAGGCGATCGAACGCGGGCTGATCAGCGAATCCGACCGTGAAAAGATGACGGAAGCGCAGATCGCGAAATTCATCTTCCATCCCGGTTTCTCGACCGCGCAGAAGATCACGGCGATCTCGGGGCGCGGCGTCGGTCTCGATGTCGTCAACGCCAATGTCGAGCAGATCGGCGGTTCGATCGACGTGCAGTCGCAATCCGGCCATGGCGTCACTTTCATCCTGACATTGCCTCTGACTCTCGCGATCGTGCCGGCCCTGCTGATCGGCGCCGGCGGCCAGCAGTTCGCCGCGCCGCAGAACGCAGTCGCCGAACTGGTCCATATCGACTCCGAAAGCCAGACTCGCATCGAGAAACTGGATGGCGGCCGCGTGCTCATCGTGCGCGGCGAGATGCTGCCCCTGATCGCGTTGTCGACGACGCTTGGTCTTGGCGGCGATCCCGACGCGCAAGCCGAAGGATATGTCGCCATCATGTCGGTCGGCGCCGCTCGCTTCGGCATCCTTGTCGATCAGGTCTTCCACACGGAAGAGATCGTGGTGAAGCCGATGTCGACGATGCTGCGCCACATGTCGATCTATTCCGGCAACACCATTCTCGGCGACGGATCGGTCGTGCTGATTCTCGATCCCATCGGCCTCGCGCGCAAAGCCGCTGTCGTCACGGAAAGCTCGGCGCGCGCGCGCGCTGGAAAGCAACATCTCTCGGATGAGCGCGCGCGCCACGGCGGCAAGACCGCGCTGCTCATCTTCCGCTCGAACGGACGGCGCTGCGCCCTGCCGCTCTCCGCGATCGCGCGGCTTGAGGAGGTCGAGGCCAAATCGGTCGAACGCGCCGGCGGCCACTCCGTCATGCAATATCACGGCAAGCTCTTGCCGCTCGTCGGCGCCGACGCGCTGGTCGAACGCAAGGCGCCGAAAGCGCCCTGTCTCGTGCTGACGCAGAAGGACAAATCCGTCGGCCTCGTCGTCGAGGCGATCGTCGACGTGATCGAGCAAGAGATTGTGCTCGACGGCGGCGATGGTCCCGGCGTTCTTGGCGCAGCGATTCTCAACGGCGAGGCCATGGACGTCGTCGACGCCCTGCACCATCTGCGCGCAACGCATCCCGATATCGACCGCGTCGGCGCGCGCGCGACGCCGCGCGCGCTGATGATCGAGGAATCGCCGTTCTTCCGCGACATGATCGCGCCGGTGCTGCGCGCAGCCGGTTACGAGGTTACTGCCGTTGAATCGCTCGATCAGGCGCTTGCCGGCGCGCCCTCGATGTATGACGTCATCATCGCCGAGCCAGCCGTGATCGCCCCATCTGACGAAGCCGCCCGGTCACGACTCGCGCGGCTGGCCGCGGCGTCCGCGCAGCGCATCGCCTGGTGCAACGATTTCGATTCGCTGCGCGAGAGCCGGCTGGCCGACCTCGGCGTGTCAGGCGCCGTCTCGAAATTCGACCGTCAAAAATTGGTCTCCATGCTCGAGAGCCTGCAGAACTCGACCAGAGAGGCTGCGTGA
- the chpT gene encoding histidine phosphotransferase ChpT — protein sequence MPAITMDPLDLAAVLCSRICHDVINPVGAIQNGLELMAEEKDSGLRDDALDLIGKSAASASAKLKFARIAYGASGSAGASLDMGDAHSAAVDLIVDNRTTLDWKAPRVLLPKNKVKLLLNLLILAAQSIPRGGSIEVIGEIEGETCRYAIRAKGPYARVPAHTAELLAGESETGTVDAEGVRAYYAGLVARACGMSASIELIDDAVTVLSAPLA from the coding sequence ATGCCAGCCATCACGATGGACCCGCTTGATCTCGCCGCGGTGTTGTGCAGCCGGATCTGCCACGACGTCATCAACCCGGTCGGCGCCATCCAGAACGGCCTCGAGCTGATGGCGGAGGAAAAGGATTCCGGCCTGCGCGACGACGCGCTCGATCTGATCGGCAAAAGCGCCGCCTCGGCCAGCGCCAAGCTGAAATTCGCCCGCATCGCCTATGGCGCGTCCGGTTCGGCCGGTGCCTCGCTCGACATGGGCGACGCCCATTCGGCCGCCGTCGACCTGATCGTCGACAACCGCACCACGCTCGACTGGAAGGCGCCTCGCGTTCTCCTGCCGAAGAACAAGGTCAAGCTTCTTCTCAATCTGCTCATTCTCGCGGCGCAGTCGATCCCGCGCGGCGGCTCGATCGAAGTGATCGGCGAGATCGAAGGCGAAACATGCCGCTATGCGATTCGCGCCAAAGGCCCTTACGCGCGCGTTCCCGCACATACGGCTGAGCTGCTGGCGGGCGAATCCGAGACCGGGACCGTCGACGCCGAAGGCGTTCGCGCCTACTATGCCGGGCTCGTCGCGCGCGCTTGCGGCATGAGCGCGAGCATTGAACTTATCGACGATGCGGTGACCGTGTTGTCCGCTCCGCTCGCATGA
- a CDS encoding response regulator, producing the protein MKHCLVVDDSAVIRKVARRILESMDFLIAEAQDGREALDCCTAHMPDAILLDWNMPQMDGYEFLKALRVMHDGKKPKVVFCTTENDLAAIARAMHAGADEYIMKPFDKEILASKFQQVGLA; encoded by the coding sequence ATGAAGCACTGTCTCGTCGTCGATGATTCCGCCGTCATCCGGAAGGTTGCGCGGCGCATTCTCGAAAGCATGGATTTCCTGATCGCCGAAGCGCAGGACGGCCGCGAAGCGCTTGATTGCTGCACGGCGCATATGCCTGACGCGATCCTTCTCGACTGGAACATGCCGCAGATGGACGGCTATGAATTCCTCAAGGCGTTGCGCGTCATGCACGACGGCAAAAAGCCGAAGGTCGTTTTCTGCACCACCGAGAATGATCTCGCCGCTATTGCGCGCGCGATGCATGCTGGCGCCGATGAATACATCATGAAGCCGTTCGACAAGGAGATCCTTGCGTCCAAGTTCCAGCAGGTTGGGCTCGCCTGA
- the cheB gene encoding chemotaxis-specific protein-glutamate methyltransferase CheB, whose product MTQLLPAASEMAPVRVVIVDDSSVARGFLARWISECDDLQLVGTAANGLEAITMIPAAKPDVVILDIEMPQMNGLEALPLIRIAAPEAAIIMSSRLTRKNAELALLCLQNGATEIIPKPSADERATPLPTYQQELLDKLRTVGRRGKIEAQPLLTREPLSPFEIISRPLAAIPSPPRPKRAPAREVHAAVVERPAPQAPPLQSSPAHGSHAARAILVGASTGGPNACAEFITALKPLIARIPVIIAQHMPPVFTRVFGEHLAAASGVTCREARDGEALVRGHVYIAPGGHHIRISGAASAPTITLDHGPPVRFSRPSVDLLFHSAREVFGADVTAVVLTGMGSDGLEGARDLAAAGARIYVQDERSSVVWGMPGAIARAGLANEIATPSEIAAALVTQGGKS is encoded by the coding sequence ATGACGCAACTGCTCCCCGCAGCGTCCGAGATGGCGCCTGTGCGCGTCGTCATCGTCGATGATTCGTCGGTCGCGCGCGGCTTCCTCGCGCGCTGGATCAGCGAATGCGATGATCTTCAGCTCGTCGGGACCGCGGCCAATGGCCTCGAGGCGATCACCATGATCCCCGCGGCGAAGCCTGATGTCGTCATCCTCGATATCGAAATGCCGCAGATGAACGGTCTCGAAGCGCTGCCGCTGATCCGCATCGCGGCGCCTGAAGCGGCGATCATCATGTCGTCGCGGCTGACGCGCAAGAACGCGGAGCTGGCGCTTCTCTGCCTGCAGAACGGCGCGACCGAGATCATTCCGAAGCCGAGCGCCGACGAACGCGCTACGCCTCTTCCGACCTACCAGCAGGAATTGCTCGATAAATTGCGCACGGTCGGCCGCCGTGGAAAGATCGAGGCGCAGCCGCTGCTGACGCGCGAGCCTTTGTCGCCGTTCGAAATCATCTCGCGGCCACTTGCGGCGATCCCGTCGCCGCCGCGCCCCAAGCGCGCGCCGGCGCGTGAAGTTCACGCAGCCGTCGTCGAGCGGCCCGCGCCGCAGGCGCCGCCGCTTCAATCTTCGCCGGCGCATGGGTCGCACGCGGCGCGCGCCATTCTCGTTGGCGCCTCGACCGGAGGGCCGAACGCCTGCGCCGAATTCATTACGGCGCTGAAGCCGCTGATCGCGCGCATTCCGGTGATCATCGCGCAACACATGCCGCCGGTCTTCACGCGCGTCTTCGGCGAGCATCTTGCGGCGGCGTCCGGCGTCACATGCCGCGAAGCGCGCGACGGCGAAGCGCTCGTGCGCGGGCACGTCTATATCGCGCCTGGCGGCCATCATATCCGCATCAGCGGCGCCGCCAGCGCGCCAACGATCACGCTCGATCATGGACCGCCGGTGCGCTTCTCCAGGCCTTCCGTCGACCTCCTGTTCCATTCCGCGCGCGAAGTGTTCGGGGCTGACGTCACCGCGGTCGTGCTGACCGGCATGGGTTCCGACGGCCTTGAAGGCGCGCGAGACCTCGCCGCCGCGGGCGCGCGCATCTATGTGCAGGACGAGCGCAGCAGCGTCGTCTGGGGCATGCCCGGCGCGATCGCGCGCGCGGGCCTCGCCAACGAAATCGCGACGCCGTCGGAGATCGCCGCGGCGCTCGTCACGCAAGGCGGCAAATCATGA
- a CDS encoding protein-glutamate O-methyltransferase CheR, producing MIEPADFAFFQRFLAERAGLNLWPEKTYLLESRLARILRAHNIDTFAALAARIATGGDLALEREVIEAMMTHETLFFRDLKSFDLLRETVLPGLIAARARERRLAIWSAACSAGQEPYSIAMILDEMGDRLAGWSIRILATDISTAIIERAKTGLYTQFEVQRGLPVRMLLKHFSQTPEGWSITKNMRDKIDFRTFNLLRDPSPFGVFDLILCRNVLIYFDANTRTGLFARLRRQMAPDGALMLGGAETVLGATADFVPDRDTPSFYRPAPAATTATPRLSVAG from the coding sequence ATGATCGAGCCTGCTGACTTCGCGTTCTTTCAACGCTTCCTCGCCGAGCGCGCCGGACTCAATCTCTGGCCGGAGAAGACCTATCTCCTGGAGTCGCGTCTCGCCCGCATTCTCAGGGCGCACAACATCGACACCTTCGCGGCGCTCGCCGCACGCATCGCCACTGGCGGCGATCTCGCCCTCGAACGCGAAGTCATCGAAGCGATGATGACGCATGAGACGCTGTTCTTCCGCGATCTCAAAAGCTTCGACCTCCTGCGCGAGACGGTCCTGCCGGGCCTTATCGCCGCGCGCGCCAGGGAGCGCCGGCTCGCCATCTGGAGCGCCGCCTGCTCGGCCGGCCAGGAGCCCTATTCGATCGCGATGATTCTCGACGAGATGGGCGACAGGCTCGCCGGCTGGTCGATCCGCATCCTTGCAACCGACATTTCCACGGCGATCATCGAGCGCGCAAAAACCGGCCTCTACACGCAGTTCGAAGTGCAGCGCGGCCTACCCGTGCGCATGCTGCTGAAGCATTTCAGCCAGACTCCGGAAGGCTGGAGCATCACAAAGAACATGCGCGACAAGATTGACTTCCGCACCTTCAATCTGTTGCGCGATCCCTCGCCGTTCGGCGTGTTCGATCTCATTCTGTGCCGCAATGTGCTGATCTATTTCGACGCAAATACGCGCACGGGCCTTTTCGCGCGCCTGCGTCGGCAAATGGCCCCCGACGGCGCTCTTATGCTGGGAGGCGCCGAGACGGTGCTTGGCGCAACCGCGGACTTCGTTCCCGATCGCGACACGCCGTCTTTCTATCGGCCGGCGCCGGCTGCGACCACAGCGACGCCGCGCCTCTCGGTCGCCGGTTGA
- a CDS encoding 3'(2'),5'-bisphosphate nucleotidase CysQ family protein: MMRADPALLDAFAGLAAEAGRILLETPRRAGMTAKPDGSPVTAADIACEKAMARRISALLPGVPIIGEESAPEGCRLPEGGRLILLDPLDGTRAFIDGRDDFCICLALVEGGEPVLGVLGAPARGMVYAGLAGSAPLCWAAKVGANGVLAAERTALKVRTGRRPPIGLVSERHGDPASEAILERVGAVERPSLSSALKFAALAEGKADLYPRLAPTMGWDTAAGQAVLAAAGGATYGASGAILRYDAGQPLLNAGFVAVGDMALRATIFG; this comes from the coding sequence ATGATGCGCGCCGATCCGGCCCTGCTGGACGCTTTCGCCGGGCTCGCCGCCGAGGCGGGGCGCATCCTGCTCGAAACGCCGCGCCGGGCCGGAATGACCGCCAAGCCCGACGGCAGTCCGGTCACGGCCGCTGATATCGCTTGCGAAAAGGCGATGGCGCGCCGGATCTCGGCGCTTTTGCCAGGCGTCCCGATCATCGGCGAGGAGAGCGCCCCAGAGGGCTGCCGACTGCCGGAGGGCGGGCGGCTGATCCTGCTCGATCCGCTCGACGGCACCCGCGCCTTCATCGACGGCCGTGACGATTTCTGCATCTGCCTCGCCTTGGTGGAGGGAGGGGAGCCTGTTCTGGGCGTCTTGGGCGCGCCTGCCCGCGGCATGGTCTATGCGGGACTGGCCGGGTCTGCTCCCCTTTGCTGGGCGGCGAAAGTCGGCGCGAATGGCGTCCTCGCGGCCGAGCGAACAGCTCTTAAAGTGCGAACCGGCCGCCGGCCTCCGATCGGCCTTGTCTCCGAACGGCATGGCGATCCCGCCAGCGAGGCTATTCTTGAGCGGGTCGGCGCGGTCGAACGGCCGAGCCTGTCTTCGGCGCTCAAATTCGCCGCGCTCGCCGAGGGCAAGGCCGACCTCTACCCCCGACTCGCCCCAACCATGGGCTGGGACACGGCGGCGGGTCAGGCGGTTCTCGCCGCGGCCGGGGGCGCGACCTACGGGGCCTCGGGCGCCATCCTGCGCTATGACGCCGGCCAGCCCCTTCTCAACGCCGGCTTCGTCGCAGTGGGCGACATGGCGCTGCGCGCGACGATCTTCGGCTGA
- a CDS encoding DUF1134 domain-containing protein: MLALRRLVIAACAVAWAAFSPAAPAAAQGQPESFSAGELVQSGHRFFGNVSRGLALTIEEATRRWGEPNGYILGQEGSGAFVGGLRFGEGTLYTRNAGDRRVYWQGPSIGFDFGGDGARTMMLVYNLPSRDAIFGRFGGIDGSAYLVGGFGMTALINNNILVVPIRSGVGARLGLNVGYLKFTDSATWNPF, encoded by the coding sequence ATGCTGGCATTGAGACGACTGGTTATCGCCGCCTGTGCGGTTGCGTGGGCGGCGTTTTCGCCTGCCGCTCCGGCCGCGGCGCAGGGACAGCCCGAGAGCTTCTCGGCCGGCGAACTCGTGCAGTCCGGCCATCGCTTCTTCGGCAATGTGTCGCGCGGGCTGGCGCTGACGATCGAGGAGGCGACGCGCCGTTGGGGCGAGCCGAACGGCTATATCCTCGGCCAGGAAGGCTCCGGCGCTTTCGTCGGCGGTCTGCGTTTCGGCGAGGGCACGCTCTACACCCGCAATGCAGGAGATCGGCGCGTCTACTGGCAGGGCCCTTCGATCGGCTTCGATTTCGGCGGCGATGGCGCGCGCACCATGATGCTCGTCTACAATCTGCCTTCGCGCGACGCGATCTTCGGGCGCTTCGGCGGCATCGACGGATCGGCTTATCTCGTCGGAGGTTTTGGCATGACCGCGCTGATCAACAACAACATCCTCGTTGTTCCCATTCGCTCCGGCGTCGGCGCGCGATTGGGGCTCAATGTTGGCTATCTCAAATTCACCGACAGCGCGACCTGGAACCCCTTCTGA
- a CDS encoding chemotaxis protein CheW produces the protein MATNVNLDAAPVDARANLCVTVAISGQKLAIPIARVEDIFTVQSVTPVPLAPPHIAGLINLRGKVVTGILLSKRLGLPQPESRKTLAISVGIHGETIGLLVPNVGDVIDFPPDRRDPVPPHLQAQWAPFAVGVHQSGREIIIELNVESIIALTQRDEAA, from the coding sequence ATGGCGACGAACGTTAATCTCGACGCAGCTCCTGTCGACGCCAGGGCCAATCTTTGCGTGACGGTCGCCATTTCCGGCCAGAAGCTTGCGATTCCGATCGCGCGGGTCGAAGACATCTTCACCGTACAGTCCGTGACGCCGGTGCCGCTCGCGCCGCCTCATATCGCGGGACTCATCAATCTGCGCGGCAAGGTTGTAACCGGCATTCTGCTCTCGAAGCGGCTTGGCCTCCCTCAGCCCGAGAGCCGCAAGACGCTGGCGATCAGCGTCGGCATTCATGGCGAGACAATCGGCTTGCTGGTTCCCAACGTCGGCGACGTCATTGATTTTCCGCCAGACCGGCGCGATCCGGTGCCGCCGCATCTGCAGGCGCAATGGGCGCCGTTCGCGGTCGGCGTGCATCAAAGCGGTCGCGAAATCATCATCGAACTCAACGTCGAATCCATCATCGCGCTCACACAGCGCGATGAAGCCGCATAA